GGTCTGTCCACTTATATGATCTTatttagttaatttttattttcttatttttgccAAGTAGGTATACTTCAGCTGATGTAggaccttttcttttttataagtaattcaatcaaCTTTATATGTTTTACTAAGGCAGTGCCTGAACTTTGTTGCAGTGCTGCTCATTCACTTCTTGCTATGGGGAAGGTGGATCCTTTGCATCCAGACTTGGCGGCAGATCCCATTGGCATCTTGCGTCCAAACAGCAAGCTGGTGCATCAGTTGCCACTCGTAATATATCCTTTCTTATGCATGGGTTCTAGAGCATACTTGTGATAGATGCAACAGCTTCTTTTCGctagatttttgtttaaaagggAAAGGGAGGAGGAGAttgatttgtgttttttgtttcaacGGTCTAGTGCTGGTTGTGACTGTCTTGCTTTTACAGGTTAGTGCTTACTCATCCTTTGCAAGAATGGGGGTTGGTCATGGTTTGGAACAGCGGAGGAGATTGGACCCCACAACAAATGAACCCTTATTTACAAATTGCACTAGAGATTTCATTGGCACACTAGATTACATATTTTACACAGGTGAATTTTGGTGCAACATATTGTTTtatctgttagtttgattatttctttttaaatttcattcaTGTGCTAAGCTTACATGCTGTGATTTCAGCGGACTCTTTGACGGTCGAATCCTTATTGGAGCTCTTGGATGAGGAGAGCTTGAGGAAGGACACAGCACTTCCGTCTCCGGAGTGGTCCTCTGATCATATAGCACTTTTAGCTGAATTTCGTTGCATGCCTAGAGCTAGACGTTGACAAGTCAGTGTAAGCAATTataatcttttcttttatctgattgatttgtttgtttgtttgcttgcttgcaagattattattatttattattattattattattatttttgccaATGTGTTGATAGTGCTGCCAAAGCTTGAAAATCAGTACAAGGCTTTTAATTGTTGTTGGggtttgtgattgattattgaATTCGCATGTATGTATTTTGGTAGTAAGAAAACTTTTATTCAAATTAAGAAAACTTGAATAAAAGTTTTCTTTCCTCTCCTTCGTTCCTCTCCTTGCCAAATTAAGAAAACTTGTCCCGCAAAAAATCACCTCTccttctttcctttctccttGAAGGATGTGTTTCCTGAACTTGAGAGGAATAAATGAGATCTAGGAACTATGTACCACATAAATGCTAAAACCTTTTCAGAATCTCTTTTAAGGGATTTATCCTTTCTCCTAGTAAGTTGCCATGCTACTATATTTCTGTTATGGAGTATAGGAAGTTATATCGAAGGACTGAGTTTGAAGTCATCCATGGATGAACATTTTTCCTAAGTTTGAATTGTTTCTAGTTGTGCAACTGTTGAAACTGAGATTGTGGTGGCTCTAattctataaattttataaataattgtgGGGGTGAACCTTGATGGAGATAACCAATGTGGGGCCAGTCGCCTTACCTTCTTGGCCAGACGACTGGTGCTACAATGAAGATTTGAATGCATAATGTGTTTCTATGCTTGGACAAGTTTTATGTGGGTGGTTGTGTTAATGTGAAGCTCAATGGCTGTAGGTCAGGAATGGAGATAACCAAGAAAAAGGGCAAGAGAAGCTGTTGGATAAAGTTAAGTTATTGTAAGAATTGTAGATCGCTGGCATCTCCTTGTGGGATCCTTGCTATGATCTGCCTTGTATTATGCCAACCTTTGTCtcatagaaaaaaattattattatcccGAGTTCAATTGCGTTTGCTTGCTTTTTCTTTGCCAAACGAAATTCAATTAGAATTTCCGCCTGCTCAATATAACTTATGATCCTGTGATTGAGTGGCCTGTAACTGTGTGCCCTCCTTTCGTCTTGGGTTCCCATTTTTCAGGGGATTCAATTGCAGTGACTATgaggcttttttttcttttttttctttttttggggcaAGTTACACCCGGCGAGATTTCAACCCATCACCTAACCAACCACCTTCCTACAATGAAAGTACAAAGGAGAGGTAATGCAGAATGGTATTTGAAGGATTTAAATTTGGGTTATTCACTTTTTTTCCCtgaaacaaattattttattcatttacaCCTGTCACATTCAATTACagtaaactactattttgtTATAAAGGAATAAAAGGATCCCGATGTTGGGAAATCTTGGTCAATCAAACAGAAGAGTTGCATACCCTTTTTCTTTGCTATATCTTAAAAGAggatgtaaattttaaaattaggaTTTATGATGaattgttataattttgatttaattgtgattttaaaaattacataaatttgagagaataaaataaaggaTAGTACGTAGCATTactttcaataaaataaaaagtaaaaaataagtaaataaataaattagaaactaacaaaaaaaaaatacacaagtaaattaaaaattaagaattagataaaaatatgaaagcttaaaaaaagaaaaaggggaggTCCTCGAACCACTTTCAAACCATTTTTAGGTGCGGCTTGACGCCTATAAATCAAATGGGATGGCCGAATCATACCAAATAGGTGTTTTGTGGGGtggctattttttattatttttttgaacttgtttaattttaagcttATTTATGTAAATTTAGTTTCTAAATTTAGGGACCTTTCGTTATTTCAtgtattttgattaaatttcctAATAAcacgattttttattttttttttgtaacaaaatgatagttcaaTGTGTGGCCAAGTGTAACCTGTGGAAGTTCTTGGAACTTGTAAATTATTTGTAGTTGATGGCAAAAGATGTAATTAACCCTTTAAAATTCTATTTTACATTTACAACCACTTTAACTTATTCGAGAGCAACAGCTTGTACTCCCaaaaagcttttttaaaaacgtagcaATATGCttaaaacggtgtcgttttaagaactaaatattttataaatgtaAGGTTGGGTCAAAAATTCTACCTATGTTCCGACTTTCgaccagggaaaaaaaaaaaaaaaaatctgaaatctGGTCCAGCTATTCGGTTGGTACCTTTCAATCCCGTATTTGTATCCTCCTTTCCGCTCTAAGTAGAAGAGTAAATGCAAAAATATAGGCATTTATATATCTAAGAAGTAACGGGTTGATATATGCAGcaggagaaaatcaaatttcTATGATTTGTCTAAACCCAAGATGGGTCCAAACATATAGTTCAAGTATTGATACAATTTCATGGATCAAATTTTGCTCAATCAAGAgaagttcattttcttttataggAACCTGTTGGAAACATAGTTTAGAAGTTGTCAACCTCTCAAATATTCAACCATTATTTTTCAACCATAAAAGAACAATCTCTTGCCTTCATTGATGTAAGCAAATAAACAGTTTCAAACGTGTAATCAATGAGAGTAACATCACAAGGATACATTATGAGATAATATTTTGCGAGGGAACCAAGAAATGAATCCCTATTCCTCTGCATGTATTCAGGCAGCAGCATGCATGAAGTCCCACCTGTTTCTACAAAATTCTCTgctcttcatttatttcccaCTGAGAAAAATGAAACCCAAGTTCCCTACATCTATCCTGTAACCTCAGACAAACATAGAGCAAACTCAGAAGATTTAAATGACCTCATGATCAATTGGAGTTTAGCCAGATAACAGAGCCAACGTGCATTATATGTCCAATCTTTCATTATGGTTCAAACATTAATCAAAGATATGCAGTGCCTTTGGACCAACTTCATAATTCCCTAATAAACCACAAGGATTATAGGTTAACCCCCTCGGGGAGTTAGCCCTTTGTCTACTTGAACTTATCCAGTGGACAATCAATCAATCAACTGAAGGTACTTtaccaaaatattaataaaactaCCAGAATCATCCAaaaaagcagagaaaaaaaaaatgagagagagtaTCAACAAAATTTACAGGAAATGAATGGTGATCAGCAGCACGCACTCCCATGTAATATTCACCTCCTTCTAGCATGTTCACAAGAACAGAATTTTCTAATCGAAAATGTTTCCCTGGAGTTTTTTAAGAAACTTTCCTTTTAAGTGTGGATATAGGTCTACGCAGACAATAATAATTAGATTACTTTCTAAGAAAAGGGAccagaacaaagaaaatatttgaatttacCACATTCGTGACGTTCAAAAAATAGCAAAAttccatttcttttattgttggcAAAGCAGAACACAAGTAATCACTATTTTCCCCTTCAATAAGAAGTGATGATTTGGTAATCATTTCTAAATCAAGGGCCCGGGCTATGTTAGATTAAAACCAATCTATTTCCTTTCTCATAGAATTTTATTGTAAATATTTATCATTTAGATGAAGGATGAAATCACTACAAACAGTCAACATCTAAGTAATCATAAAAGGGAGGACCTCATGAAGATGAAATGAAGTTCAAATACAGCACAAAGACAGAGCAGCTAAGGATAGATTGTTTTTATTACTTATTATGGCGGTGTTTGCTAATTTACTTCAAGCAATTTGGTAGCTAAGCAGGTACAATACCTTGTCTGCAAGGAGATGATCCTGTTATTAGCAAATTTCATGGACCACGCGTTAGCTGTGCACTTTGAAGCACTTCAGATATGGGAACAAATGAAGCAGTTCATCACGGCTCCGTCTCTATGAGGAAAAAAAGCATACAATCACAAACACTAATCCAGTTAATGACTATAATTTGCTAtgcagaaaacaaagaaatcacTAAACAGAAAGGGTCATTACCTTAATGCCAATACATCCATTCGCATCAAGGGTTGTGATTGTATTCGAGCAGGACCTTGAGAGGGTCTCCAGACATTTATCAGTCACCCCAGTTATTCCAAACAAGCTGCATCACATTCTTTCATGACATCAGTTATAGAAACCATCGCAAGAAAAACAACTAATAGGCATAAGGGTCACAGCATGCCTTAAGGTGTCATCACAAGGGCATGGGATAGGCCATGAAAGCTTTATATGCTCTACAATCTACAATCAAAGCATTGTATTTCTCTGATCTTGGTTTTTTGTATACATGATATCTGTTTTACCTAACTAACTAGAAATTCAATGACACTAATCCTGAACCCTAGATCAAGAAAATCAAGTGAACCCCAAAAGTTTCACCAATGAAATTTCAGATAACCTGATGCTTAATCAGTTGTTATTGCACTTTAGGCataacattcaaaaaataaacaaattaaaaggctTCCAAAATGATTTGCAAATTTTCTAAACCAAAAGTGACAACATCAGTTCCTCCTTTGAGTAATGAACATCTTTTACTATCTTTTTTTTCCAGTTAGAGGTGTAGTTGCACCGGCCAAGCCCAGTACATGAGCACTTGAGCTTGGCTCAATGGATCAGAAGCAATGTGATAGATCAGTTGAATGTGGCTAGGGATGCAACCAAGCTGAGAAGAGCTCAATCCTTGAGTTTGCTGGTCCCACTTGGTCAGTAGAATATGAAGCTGGAGCTGGGTTGGGTTTTCTTACATTACCTCATCAGCTCAGCTTGAAGCCAAAGTTTGATGTCAAGCCTAGTAAGTTCAAGATTAATTCTATCAAAGCACTCTGAAACAACCAGAACGTAACCAAATTGTAACCCATTCAACACCCAAAGAATAAAGACAGACAAACCAAACCATAACCCCTTCAATTACCTAAAGAAATGAGAGACACAGAGAAGGATGTTAGAATCAGTGTCTAATGATTTGATGATCACGCAAAAAGAGTTTGGAACTTGAGCCATACAGATCTAGGTGGAAGAGGGGGATGTGGAACGAGCTTATCCAGCCATAAATATATTAACTTCCATGTAAATATCAGCGTAAAagcaattaaaagaaaaaaacaaacaaacaaacaaacaaaaaaaacaaaaaacaagaacttATACAAATGCATATGAGGCGGGCTCATGAGCACATGGCCAAGCCCAGCTTAGCTTGGGCTCAAACTTGTCTTATCCGAGCTCTCAAGGTCAGCTCAATAATTAAATCAGCAAAACAACCAGCTCAAACCAGTGCGAGGTGCCCATGAGTGCTTGCATATTTGTAGCCTCAATGCAATAAGACCTTCTCAGGCTCGGCTTGGCTTATAAATAGCATCACCTCAAAGTTATGGGTAAACCAGccatttgaaaaggttttatgAAACCAGAAGTGATTTTATGAGTTCGTAAATAGCTAACTAATAGAAGCCAAAATCAAACATCATCATCTTGAGACAAGAACATAGACAAGTTTCTTATGTAAAATTAAAGCAAGTAAATGACAAGAGATTACAACTGCTCAAGTCAAAATGGATTGGGAAATCTAAGATATTTCAgttctttaaatattttcttatcaGGATTACCTAAGGAATTCTAGAGAGGTGCAACCCTGCGCAATGGCTATGACCCCAGCATCAGTGATTCGGACGCACCTATCAGGAAAAAAAGACGATATTGGTTTATAAAATCTCATTCAATCTATCTCCTTTTCTTCAAAGATATCTTTAGGGAGATTGAAAGTTTTAGTTACCATGTCAAATTGAGAGATACAAGGTTCGTGCATTTAGCTATACAGGAAAGTCCTTCATCTGATATATTCTGAAAATAACATTTCTGATTAGTATCAATCCTCAGTTTGGTAAACTGTGTGCAAAAAGGTTGTTCAGCAAATCTGAGATTTTACCTGGGCACCACATAGGTCTAAGAACTTAAGATGGGATAGAAGTGATATTCTTTTGTAAGCTTCATCTGTGAAgctttgggaaagaaaaaaaaataggcaaTGCAACCAGTCAAATCACAGCAAgaactaattttaaatttaacataCAAAGGATCAATTGCATACCCAGAAAGGGCATAGACGTTTAGACTCTGGAGAAAGGAGCATTTGAGCAATATCTGCAGCAATCCATGATCTGTTAATTTGATGCACCTAGGTATGCCAAATTATGAAATGTAAGCATGAGCACGAACATAAGTTTTTTACTCATGGCAAGTAAATTCACCATATCACTTGACCATCATCTAGAATGCAAAAATTTCAAGATGAAGAATTGCATACTTTACAGAATTAGCAAACAATAATAACCCATCCTGACCAGCATCTGTGCCAGTAAAATATGCCatcaaattatcatttttcAGATGATCATAGCCTAAAGCAATGCCATCAAGAAATGATTGTTGTGAAATCTGTGTCATGATATAACAGCagataaattattttcatttcccAAAAATAAGTGTTTTCCAATTATCCAATATAATCTATATATAGACCAATGTTACCTAGTCAGGTTCAACGACTCTAACTTCGGATAATTCTCAGCAACTAATTGCAAACTTTCGTCTGAAATATTCTGCAAAGCACATCAAAGTACCATGTTGAAAGAATCCTTCAAGATAAATATTCAAACTCAACAGCTGAGTAATGGATGCAAGATATAATCGTAAACATTCAAAAGATGGACATGTCATGATTCACATATTGTTTCGCTGGTTAAAAATTAGatcataaaaaggaaataaaaaggacTTCCACCTACATGCATTCCTTTTGCCTCTAATGGAGGGCATAACGTGAGTAAATATTTCATAATACTCCTTGGGAATTTTCACACTGAGCTATATTATAGCATATGACAAGTGGTTTAAATTAATGCAAAAGCACTCCAGAGGTTTCAGTCACTCATACTAACAACAAAGTAATGCAATGCATGCTGTAAAAAGTGAAAAGCTTCCTTCTGGCCTTTTCTCATAAAACATGCAGAACCAAGAGTAACCACGTGTCACAGcaaatttataattatacatgCATGGTCACCTTTATAATAAGGGATGTAcctaaataatatatatggtcacctatatttttgtctttgttcgTACATATGCAAGTATTACTATATATAGTTTAGAATGCAGCTAGTAGGATTAAACCTAGCAATGAAATACCTTACACCCACTTAAGTTCAAATTGGTTACACGTTTGCAGTTATTCACCAGATGCTTCATACCCATATCTGTAATCCTGAAGTTAAATTCATATTTCGAAATTCATCAGTAATGAGCAAAGTTTACATCTAAAAATAGGATTTGAAAAATTCATGTTGATTTACAGTCTAGTGAATATTAAAATACCTCACATTCCAATAGATAGCGAAAACCTTCAGTATAGGACAGGCACTGGTTATAGCTTCAATTCCCTTATCGGAGATCTTTTGGCAGCCATTCAGATTCAAAGACTCTAGGTTTTGAAGAGAATCCAAGCActataaaattctcaaaatttcatcaataaaatcttaaagttacaacttatcaaaaaataaaatccatagaATGTTAAGTTATGAAAAGCATCCGGTCAAAAGCATACGATATTTAAAAGGGAAAGATGCAAAATCAGTCCCTATGGTTGCACAAATTTGCAATAAGCTTCCTAGGGTATAAAAAGTGGCTTAACATTCCATGTGGTAAGCATAAATAGCAAATAATTCCCCAGCCCAAActtccttttgaaattttgacgaAATCTTCAAAGTGCCACATCAGCACCAATAATAATATAACATGtgtcccctatatatatatatatatatatataaatttgaaataaaaaattctatggGGGGTGGTCTGACCTAATAAGTCTCAGTCAGAGTCAATAATGATGAACTGATAATCTCCACTTGGGGTGGGAGTAACCGCACTTAGGGTTGGAGGAATACCACAATACAAACACTTTCTTCTCTACCTTTCTTATTCTAATgccacacatatatataaacttaatacaACAACGGTTACTACTTTTACTAAAGAAAACTACCTACATAACTAAAGATAATTACCCACAACCTAAATAAACTACCCACTACCCATGTTAACAAA
Above is a genomic segment from Corylus avellana chromosome ca9, CavTom2PMs-1.0 containing:
- the LOC132162214 gene encoding F-box protein At3g58530, producing the protein MRSILTHVEKRLSKYSKHKTYSQKKKKKKKKKKPQNNKMEEAEAEFIWNRETIPKVLKIVSTRLPQRDLISLLLVSPWLYRTLISYPSLWQVIDLCEMGNAGNRLVAALSLPRYHHVKEIKLEFAQDIEDKHLELLKIKCLDSLQNLESLNLNGCQKISDKGIEAITSACPILKVFAIYWNVRITDMGMKHLVNNCKRVTNLNLSGCKNISDESLQLVAENYPKLESLNLTRCIKLTDHGLLQILLKCSFLQSLNVYALSGFTDEAYKRISLLSHLKFLDLCGAQNISDEGLSCIAKCTNLVSLNLTWCVRITDAGVIAIAQGCTSLEFLSLFGITGVTDKCLETLSRSCSNTITTLDANGCIGIKRRSRDELLHLFPYLKCFKVHS